AGCGCGGAGGTCGCCTCGTCGAACAGCATCACCTCCGGCTTCATCGCCAAGGCGCGGGCGATGGCGACCCGCTGCCGTTGCCCGCCCGACAGCGTGTCGGGACGGGCCGTGGCCTTGTCGGCCAGCCCGACCTTGGCGAGCAGTCCATGGGCGAGGGTCCGCGCGTCGGCCTTGGGCATGCGCAGGACCTTCACCGGGCCTGCCATCACATTCTCCTCAACGCTCATGTGCGGGAAGAGGTTGAAGGTCTGGAAGACCATCCCGGTCCTGGCACGGAAAGCCGACAGTTCGCGGTCGCCCGGCAGCCGGTGCCCACGGGTGAAATCCAGGGCCTGTTCTCCGACCCGGATGAACCCCTGATCCGGCACCGTCAGCAGGTTGACGCTGCGCAGCAGGGTGGATTTCCCCGATCCGCTCGGCCCGATCAGCGCCACGACGCTGCCCCTGGCGACGCTGAGCGTGATGTCCTTCAGCACCTCGACCTTGCCGAAGGATTTGCGAACCCCCACAAGCTCGATCATCTTCTGGGCGGACATATCGTCTTTACTCCCGCAACAGGTGGCGTGCCGTCAGTGGCTCATCCGCGCTTCCAGCCGGTGGGCGAAGCGGGTCAGCGGGAATAGGATGATGAAATAGATGACGGCGATCATGGTGTAGGTCTCCAACGGCCGGTAGCTCGCCGACGTGATCAGCTGCCCCTGATAGAGCAGGTCCGGCACCGCCAGAACCGACAGCAGCGAGGTGTTCTTCAGCTGGAGCACCGTCTGGTTGACCAGTGGCGGCACCATGCGCCGGAAGGCTTGCGGCAGGATCACTCCGCCCATCAGCTGGTGCCGGCGCATGCCCAGCGCCCGGCCGGCATCCCATTGCCCCATGTCGACGGAGATGATGCCGCCCCGGATGATCTCGCCGAAGAACGAGGCGCCGTAGAGCGTCAGCGTGATGAAGGCGGCGACCGACGGGCTCAGTTCGATGCCGGTCAGGATCGGCAGCGCATAATAGACCCAGACCAGCTGTACGAGAACGGGGGTGCAGCGGAAGATCTCGATGATGCCGGTCACCACCGCCGTGGCGATGCGCATGTTCGACAGCCGGGCCAGCGCGATCATGCATCCCACCACCAGTCCGGACACCGCCGTGCCGATGGTGAAGCCGAGCGTATAAAGGACGCCGACCCCGATCAGACCCTTGTATTGCAGCAGGAAACCGAAATCCCATTGATACTGCATCTATCGATCCCGTGTGTGAGGGCCGGCCGGACTTCCGCCGCTCCGAAGTCAGCCCGCCGGGACCCCGGCATGCAGCCAGCGGCCGAGCGTCAGGACGTCGAAGACCGGAAGCC
The sequence above is a segment of the Azospirillum sp. TSH100 genome. Coding sequences within it:
- a CDS encoding amino acid ABC transporter ATP-binding protein → MSAQKMIELVGVRKSFGKVEVLKDITLSVARGSVVALIGPSGSGKSTLLRSVNLLTVPDQGFIRVGEQALDFTRGHRLPGDRELSAFRARTGMVFQTFNLFPHMSVEENVMAGPVKVLRMPKADARTLAHGLLAKVGLADKATARPDTLSGGQRQRVAIARALAMKPEVMLFDEATSALDPELVGEVLAVIRSLAAEGMTMLLVTHEMAFARDVADRVVFMRDGCVVEEGPARQVIETPSQPATRAFLSHFHNGLGPS
- a CDS encoding amino acid ABC transporter permease, whose protein sequence is MQYQWDFGFLLQYKGLIGVGVLYTLGFTIGTAVSGLVVGCMIALARLSNMRIATAVVTGIIEIFRCTPVLVQLVWVYYALPILTGIELSPSVAAFITLTLYGASFFGEIIRGGIISVDMGQWDAGRALGMRRHQLMGGVILPQAFRRMVPPLVNQTVLQLKNTSLLSVLAVPDLLYQGQLITSASYRPLETYTMIAVIYFIILFPLTRFAHRLEARMSH